ACTGAAGAGAAAGTAATGTTGCATGTGAAGTTCAAAAGATGCTCAGATTATTTCCTCTCGTTGCTCCATTTATAGCCATCATTTTGCTGGTTTAGCAATTGTATTTAAAATTGCCCATTAATCACATGTGAATTGCCATATGCATAAATTCAGAAAATAGATAATTCGAGGGTACAGAAAATAGGGTGTTCAATTAGTTTGTGGCTTTCTGTCGTTTAGTATTGAACTAAGACAAACATGAATGTCAATAATATGTAATGCGACTTTCACTTTTATTGGGTTTATGCTATGTTTCCCCTGCATCAATGGGTCTTCATGACTGCATCAGTAACGCTGTCACCAACGTGGATGTCTGTATTTATCCCAATTTGATGCAGCTGGATCATTGTCAGGCTGCTTTTACCCCAGATAAAACCTCTGATGATTGGGCAGGAAAACATACTGGAGGATGGTGTATTTAGTATGGTAGGCCCCTAACTTCCCTTTGGATGACTTACTTTCTTAGTTCCATGTGGAAAACTGGCGGCCGGCGTTTGATGTTGTAGGTTTTTTGGAACAGTGTTCAATTAGCATTTGGCTTCGTGCGGACAGAGGCTAATGCCTGATAGATGTGATGATCAACATTATCTTTTGAGGAGGTACATCTCTGAGCTATGCATAAGGAATTCATTGGTAGATGTGATTCATTACCAACAATTATTACTTTAAGAcccaaagataaaaagaacaaaagaaaagacaaactATGAGACATGATACCTGTAATTGCAGATTGTATCAGATTATTCAAAAGAACATATAAATTCCTGTTGAGGTGTTATGACTAGTCTATAGGATGTCTCAAACAAGAATTGTTGCACCTATTCGAGCCAAAACTATACAAATTAACGATGTGAATAGCCATTACTATGAACCATAGATccatcttcatcatcatccaaTACGTCATGACTCTGCATTTGTGATAGTTGCTGGAATCTGGGAACAGCATTCTCTTTCTTGCTGAATAATCTCTTGGCGTAAATAGCACCACCTGCAACTGCTCCCACTGAACATGACACGGCTAAAGCAACCACCACCCACTGTATTTAGAAACGCACCAGTAAGTCTCCAATATGACCGGGAAAATGATGAAATACTTCGGGAAGAAGTAAATCAAACTTACGTTGGACCTGCTGAAAAAATTTTCTCCAGGTCGAGCAATTCCAGTTGTTGTGGAATTCGCAGGAGATTCTGCAattaagaaagataaaataaaaagtaaatgaaAATGGTCCATGGAGGATTTTCCTTTCTTCCTAAGATCTTGATCAAGTCTAACAGGTCTGCACATAATATCAGaaaccaaaaagaaatgagaaagatgaagaagatggATAGTGAGATGAAAGGGAACAAAGAGAGAACCAGTTTGGGTAATTGTTGGGAGGGAACAATCAGCATTTCCTTTCCAATCAGAAGGACATTCACAAATTTCATCTTCAACCAAGCATTTAGCTTCATGAAAGCAGTGAATCCTGCCACATGCTTTTCCAGAATGCTCACAATGGTCTCCAATAAATCCTGGAAGACACTTGCATGTATAATTCTCACCTTGAACAATCTCCACACATTTCCCTCCATGTTCGCACCAAAATGAATTAGTACCATCACACATTATCATCTCCTCGTCACAATGTTTTCccctgtttttttttttttttttttccaataagAAATACCAttacaaaagagaaaaaaaataaatactgaATGAAGACAACAGATTCAAGAAAATGTATTACCCAAGAAACGGACGATCGCCATCTAAGATGGTGGATGGATTGGGGAGATTGCAAATGCAAGAACCAGTAATGTCGCATGAACCTGTTCCGCATTTAGTGTTATCCTCACACGGTAGAGGTTGGACAATATCAACCCATGATCCAAGAAACAATATTGCTACTGCAACTATGCTCGAAAAGTCTTTTGCAGTGGacatttctgtttctttttttctttttctgtataagaaaagaatgagaaagaaGGAGCTGTGACTTCTCTTTCCAATTTATGATTGTTATACAAAGTGTTTAGATCCATGAGATGGAGGCTTAGGGTTTAAGCAAagtgaaagagagagaaatgaTAGTGAGGTTGAAACTGTCTAAAGAATTCTCATTTCGTAAGTAAAAATTACTCTACGTTGGGGCTGGCAAAACAAAACTCTGTTGCGATTTAGCCATTTCCATTCATTAAGCTCTTATGtctcttttatataaattctgaagaaagtgaaagaaataaatgggttttttttttctttctttgtctttGCAAGTCAAACTAGTTGCAGCATTAGCATGGACGACGCATCATGTGGTTTAATTAGAGATCATCGATACCGAGGTTCAGATCCACTTGGGTATAAGCTTATTTTCAAGAACTATAATAGATTATTGAGAGTGGGCTAAGTTTTCAGTATTTGATCTGGAATGGGCTTGTGACTTCTTAGTTCACAGTGTGAAGGAAGACCGGACTTGGGTTTTGAAGCTTTATTTCTTGCAGTGtatgaattaattttgttaatggGGAGGCTGGCTAGAGACGGGTTCTCCAGCAGTAAACTATGTTTAAAGCATGATTCTGGAATGGCGATACCTTAATTAGCCATAGCTATATTAACATGATACAGAAATGAGCATAAAGCAGATCTAATCTATGGTCAAAAGTAAGTATGAGGTAAAGATTAAAGCAAGAATGTTAGATATAGATATAGACAGAAAGTTTTAttgcttttatttctttttccaaatacAGCATTTCTTAAGCCTTACACAGATAAGCTTGCGGAGGCAAACATAGGATGGCATGATCACCCTTGAAATTGTTGGagcttattttacttttattgattaCAGATAGATTATCATGGCCCATGATTCTCCAATCAGAACTCAGCGGAGCACCCGGCAACACATTCTATTGAGCCACATGCAATCTACtcaatgaatataataatactgATACTGATACAAAAGCTGCTAATTAACTTAGTATTCAATTTAATAGCTGCATTGCCATATCTGTTTTTGTCTTTACAGCTTTAACAACATAAAGCTAAAGATACGGCGTTTTGATTTGCCTAAACAAATTATGTTGGACAGACACCCTTTCACTTTCTTCCTCAGCTCATCTGGCTGATTTACTTGCCGGAAAACCCTCCAGCAGCCAAATACTGCGGCTGAAGAAACAAACCCTCGGGTCcgcatttattatttttcttctataaatcaaatatatattccACAGCTAATTGGGGTGAGAGCTCAGCTACCTAATACACCCAATCGTATACTCCATGTTAGTTAATAATGACCAAAGACCTAAACCTCCAACATTTTCGACTTCTCACAAAACAATATACTATTAAAAGACACTCTCTAATTGACTAAGATGGAAGTTTTCCTTTTGACAATCGTTAATTATCCCAAATATAAAGCATCATAGGTTTTCTAACACCTCgtttaatttaagaaattggTTGCCAGCTGAATAGCCATTGTCGGCCAAACTAAAGATCtaacatcatcaacatacattaataaacataacaaaaatagaaaaataaaaataaaaatagcaaatCAGTAGGAGACTCAGACTCTGTgatgggaaaaagaaaaacaagaaagagtATCAAAacaattttcttgttttcatttGGCCAATTAAATTGCCAAAACTTCATTGTATATACATTTCACTACAAACAGCACCAAAAAGGGccgtcttttttttttttttttctcttttcactTTACAAAACCGGAACAGAACTGTATTcgctataaaaaaaatcaccaTCGTTGTCAGCAGCAGCAGCCAATAACCGTTGATTGAACTCTTCTTGCATCTCGTCTGGAACAAACGATGTCCTACAAAGAGGACACGTGTTCCTATCATGATCCATCCAACGGTCTAAACACGCTCTGTGAAAAATGTGCTTACAATTCTTTAGCCATCTGATCTCAGCTTCTCTCTCAAACTCATACAAGCAGACAGCACAACTCTCCGGCAGCTCGGCATCACCGGCGACCAGGTCCTCGTATTTGATAACGGGCAGGATTTCACGGATCAGGGTGGCGGAAACTGGGGGGTGGGTGTAATTCCGGGTCGGATTTTCAGGCCAGATGTTGTCTGTTTCAAGAAAATCTGAAAGACCCAGAAagttaaaaaaacaaagaatgaTGTTTCTGATAAAACCCAGGAAAGAAAGTGTATGAACAAACAGTTTTGGCAAGAAAACTTCTGTATACCCAACTGGAAACCCCATTCTTGTAAGAGAGAGGAAGtgagttctttttctttttctgtttcttattttttccGCTGCTTTGAGAAATTATAGAGAGATAAAGGCGGCTTTAAGGTTTTTATAGAGAATTTTGAGAAGGAGAGGAAGCTTCTGTTTGTGCTTCAGTATTGGGCTAAAATGGCTAGTATTATTATAGAACTGAGTGTAGTGGAGGTGATAAAGTTACTGGCTGTCAGTTTTTTGGAGTTATAACCAGGCCAATAAAGAATGAGATGAGTGGATCTTGCTGCGGGTCCCGGTTAGTTATAAGGGATTTGATTGGTCGGTGACATAAAGGAACGGAGGTAATTGAGTAGTGCGAATAGTTTGAAGGCCGCGTAAGGTTATTACTCGTCATTCGGTAAATAGGAAAATAAGGGGTATGAAATAACGCACGTGGCACGTGCGGTTTTCAAGGAAGGAAATAGGAAATGACTcactctttttattatttatttattgggaTAGGATACACTTAGAGTCAGTCCCTCGCAATCCCGCTGTATATAAATTagcaattaatttaaatttaaatttgattttttctttttctaattttgttagaaaaatattaaccCAATATTcgaattatattcttttaataatttcttactAATATTTGATGATGGCTTTGTGCAAGGAGAAAGGTATAATAATTATGCTTCAAATAAACGTTTGCTGGAGAATATTATTTAAGACCTAACTGtttgattaaatttgattaatcaTAACACTAATTTGGTTAATGATAGAGACAGGGTTAATTATGGGTTTCTGATATTGAATCTTCATCTcgtctttctttctctccccTCTATGGTGAATTCAAAGTCAAATCTACCCTATTTCAAAAAAGTAGCAAACATACTTTCACCCCCAATCCACATCATTATTGCAAATCATAACTTCATTCCTCCTAGAGTAATTCACtctgattaaaaatatatttaataaatttaattatatatatataaaaaaaaaaaagctaaactaaattaaaataatgggTTAATTGAtgataagaaattaaaacagaGACAGACTAATTAAGTATGAATGAAAGATTCATAATCTGTGTTTTAAAGGGTTAATTGCCTCTGCAGTGCCATTAATCAACAGAAAGCTGGTGAGtttgtgatttcttttgaAAGGTAATTTGGAGAAAGAGGGATGCATACTTCTCCAGCAGTTATATATAATGCCTGCTGTCCCCTgcctatttatttattatcttcaATTTATGGTACATTTAATGgacctttattttttattttatttttttcttatttcataCTCAGGATGTCCCATCTACCAGGGCACTCCTCAAATGTGAGGCTGTCTTCTCAAACAATATTGTGTATGCATCATGAATTCATTCTGGATTACAAGCTTTAAAATTCATAAGTTTATCGACatttattaagtttaaaaatttcaattttcaacaaatttgcaaattctaaaaaataataattatgaatttatccCACATTTTTTATCTACAAAagtgagtttttttttttttttttacctaaagatatagattttaaaaaatttctcatGAAAGTATCTCAATCTAAAAATTACcgtaatttgattttatattaatttgtaaatttttagtttaactCGTTTTTATTCCGATATTGatgattttctttaatataatttagatGTTATTTTCATTTCGAACGGtcgatttatataaaaaaaaatttaaacaatataaataattattttatataattaaaattctcCACCAATGGAAAAACTCTCGTTGTGTAGACATTAGAGGGACACCAACAAAAAGCATAAAGACTAGGTTCTCCTCAACTAGTGTCCATAAGTGATTGGATATCCATCGCTATAAATTCAACCATGGACCAGCCTCAGTTACAGTCTTTAATCCTATTGCTTGCACAACCCCTCATTGTATCATTACTTGTgacgttttgatgtttagaaATTGTCATCTTCTGATAATGTGTttgaaaaatctaaaatctaaAATGCAATCATCGTTGTAtatgaaaatatgattaaatcagatgaattttaatcattattttgaaataataatatattttttaacaggATAATATTCTCAAccaatgaaattttatttacttttgtgTGTTTAAGGTAATATAGAAGGAAAAGAGGAATGTGGAAATGTTCCAAAGCATAATCCAGCTACCAATTTGCTaagattttattcaattaagcAATAATATAATGATGGAAAAGTTTGTAGACTATCAATTGGATCTGTCCATGCGGCGtctaatcattttattatttcttatgcCTGCTTTTTCATATCCTTTTTAAATCTCTCCACCTTCCCCCTCTTTCTCAGCCCCAACTAATCATATCATTCCCAATTAAACATTGTCCTAAATTATAACAAAACTTAGAACccatttttaaaagataaaccATATGATTTGTTCAACTCATAGTATATTAAATGACCAttaaatgtataatttattattaaattattatatttaatgatacaaattaataaaaataactcataataattataaatattataattatttttttaattcaattgtatttattattatatattatatatatattattttaaaaatttaaatttaaattcaagttctactagtaattttttttaatttcaaataccataattttagatattataattatttaattattaaaaataattttaaaataataattatttattttaaaatataaaaaattaattatatgaaatcAGTTCAGCTATCAGTTATTGTTTCTTAACTATTTACCAAACGCTATAATATAGCTATTTAGTAAAAAACAGGTATCAGCTGCATTAAATTTTTGAACCAAACACCACAAGAGTTTGGTTTTTATAAGCATTCTGGATATcaattatatagaaaaatccAATATCAAGGGtaaatttaattgtttagAATCTTTACTCGTTCTCTccttgcaatttcttttattttttttgagtaaaaataatatttttttttttcacttttgagaatcctatatttttaaaaattaaatcaagtCTGCAAATTTAAACAATATGAAATCTGACTTATGATGCATCATAATGGTGAAATATAAGAGCAAAAGGCTATTATTTGAtaccaagaaaaagaaaaggttttcATTTATATTGCATTCATTCAATCGTGGATTGGGGGAGAAAAgtattatacttttaaatagaaagagtgatctatgaaaaattaaaatatctcaGAGAAAAGGTAGccaaaataaactt
The Ricinus communis isolate WT05 ecotype wild-type chromosome 1, ASM1957865v1, whole genome shotgun sequence DNA segment above includes these coding regions:
- the LOC8261912 gene encoding uncharacterized protein LOC8261912 isoform X1, with amino-acid sequence MSTAKDFSSIVAVAILFLGSWVDIVQPLPCEDNTKCGTGSCDITGSCICNLPNPSTILDGDRPFLGGKHCDEEMIMCDGTNSFWCEHGGKCVEIVQGENYTCKCLPGFIGDHCEHSGKACGRIHCFHEAKCLVEDEICECPSDWKGNADCSLPTITQTGSLFVPFHLTIHLLHLSHFFLVSDIMCRPVRLDQDLRKKGKSSMDHFHLLFILSFLIAESPANSTTTGIARPGENFFSRSNWVVVALAVSCSVGAVAGGAIYAKRLFSKKENAVPRFQQLSQMQSHDVLDDDEDGSMVHSNGYSHR
- the LOC8261912 gene encoding delta-like protein 4 isoform X2, encoding MSTAKDFSSIVAVAILFLGSWVDIVQPLPCEDNTKCGTGSCDITGSCICNLPNPSTILDGDRPFLGGKHCDEEMIMCDGTNSFWCEHGGKCVEIVQGENYTCKCLPGFIGDHCEHSGKACGRIHCFHEAKCLVEDEICECPSDWKGNADCSLPTITQTESPANSTTTGIARPGENFFSRSNWVVVALAVSCSVGAVAGGAIYAKRLFSKKENAVPRFQQLSQMQSHDVLDDDEDGSMVHSNGYSHR
- the LOC8261913 gene encoding brassinosteroid-responsive RING protein 1 — protein: MGFPVGYTEVFLPKLFVHTLSFLGFIRNIILCFFNFLGLSDFLETDNIWPENPTRNYTHPPVSATLIREILPVIKYEDLVAGDAELPESCAVCLYEFEREAEIRWLKNCKHIFHRACLDRWMDHDRNTCPLCRTSFVPDEMQEEFNQRLLAAAADNDGDFFYSEYSSVPVL